A DNA window from Chelativorans sp. AA-79 contains the following coding sequences:
- a CDS encoding RNA methyltransferase, which produces MNDRKNSGTPKDSHYARLRRAHREQAGSGQRPATDLPEGVVRLYGLHTVRAALDNPSRTIRRMLVTRNAAQRLEIGDLSALPFPADLVEPKAIDRLVGADAVHQGVLIEAEARSPKPLSALGDASLVLVLDQVTDPHNVGAIIRSAVAFGADALVTTARHSPAESGVLAKAASGALEHIDHIEVRNLANALEELHEAGFLTVGLDSEGPQLLEDSLEGGKIALVLGAEGKGLRQKTRETVRALARLDMPGAIRSLNVSNAAAVTLYIARKRLAGGS; this is translated from the coding sequence ATGAACGACCGGAAGAATAGCGGAACCCCCAAGGACAGCCACTATGCCCGGCTGCGCCGCGCCCATCGCGAGCAGGCGGGATCAGGGCAGCGCCCCGCCACAGACCTGCCGGAAGGGGTCGTGCGGCTCTACGGGCTGCATACCGTGCGGGCAGCGCTCGACAATCCGTCCCGCACGATCCGCCGCATGCTGGTGACGAGGAATGCCGCGCAGCGCCTGGAGATCGGCGATCTTTCCGCCCTGCCCTTCCCGGCCGATCTGGTCGAGCCGAAGGCGATCGATAGACTTGTCGGCGCCGATGCGGTCCATCAAGGTGTTCTGATCGAGGCGGAGGCCCGCTCGCCAAAACCGCTTTCGGCCCTCGGCGACGCGTCTCTGGTGCTCGTGCTGGACCAGGTGACGGACCCGCACAATGTGGGCGCCATCATACGCTCGGCGGTCGCCTTCGGGGCGGATGCCCTGGTGACGACGGCGCGCCACAGCCCGGCCGAATCGGGCGTGCTCGCCAAGGCCGCCTCCGGGGCGCTCGAGCATATCGACCATATCGAGGTGCGGAATCTCGCCAATGCCCTGGAGGAGCTGCACGAGGCCGGTTTCCTCACGGTCGGGCTCGATTCGGAAGGGCCTCAGTTGCTTGAGGATAGCCTCGAAGGCGGGAAGATCGCCCTGGTGCTCGGCGCCGAAGGCAAGGGGCTCAGGCAGAAGACGCGCGAGACCGTGCGCGCGCTTGCGCGGCTCGACATGCCCGGCGCGATTCGCTCCCTAAACGTCTCCAACGCCGCTGCGGTCACGCTCTACATCGCCCGCAAGCGGCTCGCCGGGGGCTCATAG
- a CDS encoding adenine deaminase C-terminal domain-containing protein translates to MSTLTRFSVRPLAAMTRQLADVASGRTEPDLVIRGARVLSTYSERILPDREIWLTGGRIAAVKPAGAYKGSAAEIHDAADGLVAPGLVDPHIHIESSMVTACAYAEAALLNGTTTIFCDSHEIGNVMDVAGVEAMLEDARQAPLSIFLTVPSTVPATSPQLETAGGDLTAGKIAALFDKWPEAVALGEKMDFVQVAMGDERSHAILAAALQRGRPVSGHVYGREFVAAYAASGVTDTHEAIDREIADDLLEAGIWLFLRGGPPTTPWHSLPEAIKTITELGASHKRIAVCTDDRDADDLLLFGLDWVTREAMKAGMKPEQAWAMGSLHGATRFGLEGEIGGLGGGRRADLVLLDDAFKPVNTWYGGELVVEDRKITPLLDEALSNPYRYPEAAFHTVKLPKNVKLTPDLPVEKVVAHAIRTELPGITLGHERIVLEPANNWQDHFDRHGLCFVTVVERHGKSSGNVAHGLLSNFNLKRGAVASSVGHDSHNIIVAGTNEGDMQVALRAIEEAQGGVCVVAEGEVTAMVPLPIAGLLSDKRVTAVAEEVKALKREWEQAGCSIPYMGFNLIPLSVIPEIRITDKGLVLVPEMEIVPPFEAA, encoded by the coding sequence ATGAGCACACTCACCCGCTTTTCCGTGCGCCCGCTGGCAGCCATGACGAGGCAGCTTGCCGATGTCGCCTCCGGGCGGACAGAGCCGGATCTGGTGATCAGGGGCGCGCGTGTTCTCTCCACCTATTCGGAGCGTATCCTGCCGGACCGGGAAATCTGGCTGACCGGCGGGCGCATCGCCGCGGTGAAGCCGGCCGGCGCCTATAAAGGGAGTGCGGCCGAAATCCATGATGCCGCGGACGGTCTCGTCGCGCCGGGGCTGGTCGATCCGCATATCCATATCGAATCGAGCATGGTGACGGCCTGCGCCTATGCGGAGGCCGCCCTCCTCAACGGCACCACGACGATCTTCTGCGACAGCCACGAGATCGGCAACGTCATGGATGTGGCCGGCGTGGAGGCGATGCTGGAGGATGCACGCCAGGCGCCGCTCTCGATCTTCCTCACCGTGCCCAGCACGGTGCCTGCAACCTCGCCGCAACTGGAAACCGCTGGCGGCGACCTGACCGCCGGGAAGATCGCGGCCCTCTTCGACAAGTGGCCGGAGGCGGTGGCGCTCGGAGAGAAGATGGATTTCGTGCAGGTGGCCATGGGCGACGAGCGCAGCCACGCGATCCTCGCCGCCGCGCTCCAGCGCGGCCGGCCGGTTTCCGGCCATGTCTACGGCCGCGAATTCGTCGCCGCGTATGCGGCCTCGGGCGTGACGGACACCCACGAGGCGATCGACCGCGAGATCGCCGACGACCTGCTTGAGGCGGGCATCTGGCTCTTCCTGCGCGGCGGCCCGCCCACCACGCCCTGGCACAGCCTGCCGGAAGCGATCAAGACGATCACCGAGCTCGGCGCCTCGCACAAGCGCATCGCGGTGTGCACAGACGACCGGGATGCGGACGACCTCCTGCTCTTCGGCCTCGACTGGGTGACGCGGGAGGCGATGAAGGCCGGCATGAAGCCCGAGCAGGCCTGGGCGATGGGCTCGCTGCACGGGGCCACCCGATTCGGCCTGGAGGGCGAGATCGGCGGACTTGGCGGCGGGCGGCGGGCCGACCTCGTGCTGCTCGACGACGCCTTCAAGCCCGTGAACACCTGGTATGGCGGCGAACTCGTCGTGGAGGACCGGAAGATCACACCGCTGCTCGACGAGGCTCTTTCCAACCCCTACCGCTATCCCGAAGCCGCGTTTCACACGGTGAAGCTGCCGAAGAACGTGAAGCTTACGCCCGACCTGCCGGTGGAAAAGGTCGTGGCGCATGCGATCCGCACCGAGCTCCCCGGCATCACGCTCGGCCATGAGCGGATCGTGCTGGAGCCTGCGAACAACTGGCAGGACCATTTCGACCGGCACGGCCTGTGCTTCGTCACGGTGGTCGAGCGGCACGGGAAGTCGTCAGGCAATGTCGCGCACGGGCTCCTCAGCAACTTCAACCTGAAGCGCGGAGCCGTCGCCTCCTCCGTCGGCCATGACAGCCACAACATCATCGTCGCCGGCACGAACGAGGGCGACATGCAGGTGGCGCTGCGCGCCATCGAGGAGGCGCAGGGTGGCGTCTGCGTCGTGGCGGAGGGCGAGGTGACGGCCATGGTGCCGCTGCCCATCGCCGGCCTCCTTTCGGACAAGCGCGTGACCGCGGTGGCCGAGGAGGTGAAGGCGCTCAAGCGTGAATGGGAGCAGGCCGGCTGCTCCATCCCCTATATGGGTTTCAACCTGATCCCGCTCTCGGTGATCCCGGAAATCCGCATCACCGACAAGGGCCTCGTGCTCGTGCCGGAGATGGAGATCGTACCGCCCTTCGAGGCTGCGTGA
- a CDS encoding catalase — translation MSESDKPLKQGSPGRNLTNRQGHPISNNQSQRTVGSRGPATLENYPFLEKITHFDRERIPERVVHARGFVCYGEFEATGNIGDEPASKYTRAKLFQEPGKKTPLAIRFSTVIGGRDSSEVARDPRGFAVKFYTEDGNWDLVGNNLAVFFIRDAIKFPDVIHSLKPDPMTFRQEPNRIFDFMSQTPESMHMLTHLFSPRGIPASYRHMEGFGVNTYKMVNAQGETVLVKYHFHPRQGIASLTAAEAERVQGKDLGSASKDLYEAIERGDCPQWDMYVQIMEDHDHPELDWDPLDDTKIWPEKDFPLRHVGVMTLNRNVEDFFNENEQIAMGTGVLVDGLDFSDDKMLVGRTFSYSDTQRYRVGTNYLQLPVNQAKNADVATNLSGGTMSYRREIAPGQNPHVNYEPSIHGGLEEAARQGPNNPPEIRGRLTRSVIERRNDYMQARGRYCTMMDWERDDLVLNMGTLLAQCERDVQERMIWHLFLVHDDYGKRVGDMIGITADDIRHLAPLPKQVLTDEDQRRLERLGNNGDAIDETIWGQWTSSVKNLQVSADDVISGRLPSAKAGVSSRAAE, via the coding sequence ATGAGCGAGAGCGACAAACCGCTGAAGCAGGGCTCGCCTGGTCGGAACCTCACCAACAGGCAGGGACACCCGATTTCGAACAACCAATCCCAGCGAACGGTTGGCAGTCGGGGGCCGGCGACCCTCGAGAATTACCCGTTTCTCGAGAAGATCACCCACTTCGACCGTGAGCGCATACCCGAGCGGGTGGTGCATGCACGGGGGTTCGTTTGCTATGGCGAATTCGAGGCCACCGGCAATATAGGCGACGAGCCTGCGTCCAAATACACACGCGCAAAGCTCTTCCAGGAACCGGGCAAGAAGACGCCGCTGGCCATCCGCTTCTCGACGGTGATCGGGGGACGCGACTCCTCGGAAGTCGCGCGCGACCCGCGCGGCTTCGCGGTGAAGTTCTACACGGAAGACGGCAACTGGGACCTGGTCGGCAACAATCTGGCGGTCTTCTTCATCCGCGATGCGATCAAGTTCCCCGATGTGATCCACTCATTGAAGCCGGATCCTATGACATTTCGCCAGGAGCCGAACCGGATCTTCGATTTCATGTCGCAGACGCCGGAATCGATGCACATGCTGACGCACCTGTTCTCACCGCGCGGCATTCCGGCGAGCTACCGCCATATGGAGGGATTCGGCGTCAACACCTATAAGATGGTGAACGCGCAGGGAGAGACGGTGCTGGTGAAGTACCACTTCCATCCTCGCCAAGGCATCGCGAGCCTGACCGCGGCGGAAGCCGAGCGCGTGCAGGGCAAGGACCTGGGTTCCGCGTCCAAGGATCTTTATGAAGCGATCGAGCGCGGCGACTGTCCGCAGTGGGATATGTATGTCCAGATCATGGAGGACCACGACCATCCCGAACTGGACTGGGATCCACTCGACGACACGAAGATCTGGCCGGAGAAGGACTTTCCCCTGCGCCATGTCGGCGTCATGACGCTTAATCGCAACGTGGAGGACTTCTTCAACGAAAATGAGCAGATCGCGATGGGCACCGGTGTGCTGGTCGACGGTCTCGACTTCTCGGATGACAAGATGCTGGTCGGCCGCACCTTCTCCTACTCGGACACGCAGCGGTATCGGGTCGGCACCAACTATCTCCAACTGCCGGTCAACCAGGCCAAAAACGCCGATGTCGCGACGAACCTGTCCGGCGGCACGATGTCGTATCGGCGCGAAATCGCGCCCGGGCAAAACCCGCACGTCAACTACGAGCCCTCCATACATGGCGGGTTGGAGGAGGCGGCCCGCCAGGGGCCTAACAATCCGCCGGAAATCAGGGGGCGTCTGACGCGCAGCGTGATCGAGCGGCGCAATGACTACATGCAGGCCCGCGGGCGCTACTGCACCATGATGGATTGGGAACGGGACGACCTCGTTCTCAACATGGGCACTCTGCTGGCGCAATGTGAGCGTGACGTTCAGGAGCGGATGATCTGGCATCTGTTCCTTGTCCACGATGACTACGGCAAGCGGGTCGGCGACATGATCGGCATCACGGCGGATGACATTCGCCATCTTGCACCTTTGCCGAAACAGGTGCTGACGGATGAAGACCAGAGACGGCTCGAACGCCTGGGCAACAATGGTGATGCCATCGACGAAACGATATGGGGTCAGTGGACGAGCTCTGTGAAGAATCTGCAGGTGTCTGCGGATGACGTCATTTCCGGCAGACTGCCGTCTGCCAAGGCAGGCGTGAGCAGCCGCGCGGCAGAGTAG
- a CDS encoding amphi-Trp domain-containing protein, giving the protein MPTNPHPDDPAEGSPEAIDHQLKRSESSKNAKTVDDDGDSAARGHKPGRDIEEDYPLPQFIEKIRELADALEEGKRFQLQVAGEMVSIPADAVYNIEYEREGGEEEIEFKIKWSAK; this is encoded by the coding sequence ATGCCAACCAACCCACATCCTGATGACCCCGCCGAGGGCTCACCGGAAGCGATCGACCATCAGTTGAAGCGGTCCGAGAGCAGCAAAAATGCGAAGACGGTGGACGATGACGGCGACAGTGCCGCCCGAGGACACAAGCCGGGTAGAGACATCGAAGAAGACTATCCGCTCCCGCAGTTCATCGAGAAGATTCGGGAGCTTGCCGATGCCCTGGAGGAGGGGAAGCGATTCCAGCTCCAAGTTGCCGGAGAAATGGTGTCGATCCCTGCGGACGCCGTCTACAACATCGAGTATGAGCGAGAAGGCGGCGAGGAAGAGATCGAGTTTAAGATCAAGTGGTCCGCGAAATAG
- a CDS encoding SDR family oxidoreductase, protein MRLEGKIAVVTGSDSGMGRAMAEAFAQAGADIAVTYHSDEEGADETRKRVESAGRRALVRQLDVKDETSVAGLFEAVVQELGAPDILVNNAGVGGGGAEVADMKTEDFDRVVRTDLYGPFFCCREFIRLRRGKGGGGKIINITSVHEAIPSPRSAAYGAAKGGLVTFTRSLALELAPLRINVNAIAPGLVRTPMTVERTEDPQKMREELPRIPLNRPGEPWEIARLALYLASADADYVTGQSFTIDGGLEMNWGQGA, encoded by the coding sequence ATGCGCCTCGAAGGCAAGATCGCGGTCGTCACGGGTTCGGATTCGGGCATGGGTCGGGCCATGGCTGAAGCATTTGCGCAGGCCGGCGCGGATATCGCGGTGACCTACCACTCGGACGAGGAGGGCGCCGATGAGACCCGCAAACGCGTTGAATCGGCGGGCCGAAGGGCGCTTGTCCGGCAGCTCGACGTGAAGGACGAGACAAGCGTTGCAGGTCTGTTCGAGGCCGTCGTGCAAGAGCTCGGTGCGCCCGACATCCTCGTCAACAATGCAGGGGTGGGCGGCGGCGGTGCCGAGGTGGCCGACATGAAGACCGAAGACTTCGACCGGGTCGTCAGGACGGATCTCTACGGCCCCTTTTTCTGCTGCCGCGAGTTCATCCGCCTGCGCCGCGGGAAGGGCGGGGGCGGCAAGATCATCAACATCACGTCGGTGCACGAGGCGATCCCGAGTCCGCGGAGCGCCGCCTATGGCGCGGCCAAAGGCGGGCTTGTCACCTTCACCCGCTCGCTGGCGCTGGAGCTTGCGCCGCTGCGTATCAATGTCAATGCGATCGCGCCGGGCCTCGTGCGCACGCCGATGACGGTGGAGCGCACCGAGGATCCGCAGAAGATGCGCGAGGAACTGCCGCGCATCCCTCTCAATCGCCCCGGTGAGCCTTGGGAGATCGCCCGGCTTGCGCTCTATCTCGCCTCCGCGGATGCCGACTACGTCACGGGCCAGAGCTTCACGATCGATGGCGGCCTTGAGATGAACTGGGGGCAGGGCGCATGA
- a CDS encoding BA14K family protein, whose protein sequence is MKYLLAFVSGFFLTGIVFVSGAALAVVYLTAEPVPVRPFYASASGPWTSEPVRVAANVEPAAKPSRADAPKAETAMQARFASRPRSDGIKAEQVIDPVTTASIAPEQSPRPVPSPAHIEWCSERYRSYDAADNMYNAYSGERRECVSPFSKTIERADFARKATSTTNASAEGSSADANEPFPGEDQRAYLEPEHVRSCFARYRSYRPEDNTYQPYGGGPRRQCE, encoded by the coding sequence ATGAAATACCTACTCGCCTTCGTAAGCGGTTTCTTTCTGACGGGCATCGTTTTCGTGAGCGGTGCGGCCCTCGCCGTTGTGTATCTGACCGCCGAGCCGGTACCTGTTCGTCCCTTCTATGCAAGTGCTTCCGGACCGTGGACCAGCGAGCCCGTCAGGGTCGCCGCCAATGTGGAGCCTGCTGCGAAGCCCTCGCGAGCTGACGCACCGAAAGCGGAGACGGCGATGCAAGCGCGGTTTGCGTCCAGACCTCGAAGCGACGGGATCAAGGCCGAGCAGGTGATCGACCCGGTAACGACGGCCTCGATCGCGCCGGAGCAATCCCCGCGACCTGTGCCAAGCCCAGCGCACATTGAATGGTGTTCGGAACGATACCGCTCCTATGACGCCGCCGACAACATGTACAACGCCTACAGCGGGGAGAGGCGCGAGTGCGTTTCCCCGTTTTCCAAGACCATTGAGCGCGCGGATTTCGCCCGGAAGGCGACGAGCACGACCAACGCATCGGCGGAAGGCTCTTCCGCCGATGCGAATGAACCGTTCCCCGGCGAGGACCAGCGCGCCTATCTCGAGCCTGAACATGTTCGGTCTTGCTTTGCCAGGTACCGTTCGTATCGGCCAGAAGACAACACATACCAGCCTTACGGCGGCGGCCCGCGCCGGCAGTGCGAATGA
- a CDS encoding DUF6790 family protein, translated as MEQLVAFLLSNFTLTFLIIAAIATAISQLRPRAAGHPSLAESALAYYSLFAIGFTFLYNFVMHVFLGDLAASFIGWENSPFQAEVGWASLGFAVVGFLAFKGGFEMRLAAVVGPACFLLGAAAGHVYQMVTAGNFAPGNAGVIFYTDIFVPLLGALLLWMRYGTMSRTSSIAS; from the coding sequence GTGGAACAACTGGTTGCATTCCTGCTGAGCAATTTCACGCTCACATTCCTCATCATCGCCGCAATCGCGACCGCGATCTCACAACTACGACCAAGGGCGGCGGGGCATCCATCCCTCGCGGAGTCGGCACTGGCATATTATTCCCTCTTCGCGATCGGCTTCACGTTTCTCTACAACTTCGTGATGCACGTCTTTCTCGGAGACCTCGCCGCATCCTTTATCGGATGGGAAAACAGCCCGTTTCAAGCCGAGGTGGGATGGGCGAGCCTTGGGTTCGCCGTGGTCGGTTTCCTGGCATTCAAGGGCGGCTTCGAAATGCGACTGGCCGCTGTTGTCGGTCCGGCCTGCTTCCTCTTGGGCGCGGCCGCAGGGCACGTCTACCAAATGGTCACTGCCGGCAACTTCGCGCCGGGGAATGCCGGCGTGATTTTCTACACCGACATCTTCGTGCCTCTCCTTGGCGCTCTCCTTCTCTGGATGCGCTACGGCACAATGAGTCGCACATCGAGCATCGCGAGTTAG
- the lipB gene encoding lipoyl(octanoyl) transferase LipB: MSQTNPTRFLPHSPSPPVEWRIEPGLTPYETALAFMERRAEAIRAGTAGEMVWLIEHPPLYTAGTSADSGSLLDPARLPVYQTGRGGEYTYHGPGQRVAYVMLDLKRRREDVRAFVTALEDWIIASLARFNVRGERRDGRIGVWVARPDKPPLPDGTPMEDKIAAIGIRLRRWVSFHGIAVNVEPELTHFSGIVPCGISGFGVTSLVDLGLPVTMDDFDVALKQAFEDLFGPAAAAQEEPLKRSA, translated from the coding sequence ATGAGCCAGACAAACCCGACACGCTTCCTCCCGCATTCCCCCTCGCCGCCCGTGGAGTGGCGGATCGAGCCGGGGCTGACGCCCTATGAAACCGCGCTCGCCTTCATGGAGCGCCGCGCCGAAGCCATCCGCGCCGGAACGGCGGGCGAGATGGTGTGGCTGATCGAGCATCCTCCGCTCTACACCGCTGGCACCAGCGCCGATTCGGGCAGCCTGCTCGATCCGGCCCGCCTGCCCGTCTACCAGACCGGCCGCGGCGGCGAATACACCTATCACGGGCCGGGCCAGCGCGTGGCCTATGTCATGCTCGACCTCAAGCGGCGGCGCGAGGACGTGCGGGCCTTCGTCACCGCACTCGAGGACTGGATCATCGCCAGCCTGGCCCGTTTCAACGTCCGCGGCGAGCGCCGGGACGGCCGCATCGGTGTCTGGGTCGCACGTCCCGACAAGCCCCCGCTCCCCGACGGCACGCCCATGGAAGACAAGATCGCGGCGATCGGAATCCGGCTGCGCCGCTGGGTGAGCTTCCACGGCATCGCCGTGAATGTGGAGCCGGAGCTTACGCATTTCTCCGGCATCGTGCCGTGCGGCATCTCCGGTTTCGGCGTCACCAGCCTGGTCGATCTCGGCCTGCCCGTCACGATGGACGATTTCGACGTGGCGCTGAAACAAGCTTTCGAGGACCTGTTCGGGCCGGCCGCGGCCGCGCAGGAGGAACCACTGAAAAGGAGTGCCTGA
- a CDS encoding surface lipoprotein assembly modifier, with the protein MHRVLATLGAAAAMLLSAAAPLWSQQHGADRIAVLVRAGDDDGARAVIRRIMRGKPDAALHVAHLEGVIRMRDKDYKEAIRIFRLILSVEPNFTPARFELARALLRTGDRDGSSYHFQALARGSDDAPVRHLAERYLDRIDGSRDYGFSYYFSLLPSTNVNKGTHNRTFEAGGLVFAIDEDSRKASGVGAGTGGSAFRTFRLDESYAVVASGWADIRKYSETTESDEIGVGGSVALSRRAGRLSWAAGPAVEYRWAAGDPYLLRYGITAGVRAVVGERNTVSFSLSSRVQDYVDQDYRDGHIHIAGLSVRRALSQSDALAARLGLTFERTQRRHLDYDGASLGLEYDKEWRGGFMTSFFGSFEWRDYLGNFPATDHRREDRLFSIGAGVSHRKLNFAGFTPKATYKFTDRKSNVSFYEYESHDFGLALTREF; encoded by the coding sequence ATGCACAGGGTTCTGGCCACGCTGGGGGCCGCGGCAGCGATGCTTTTATCGGCCGCGGCTCCCTTATGGTCCCAGCAACATGGAGCTGACAGAATAGCAGTCCTTGTCCGCGCGGGCGACGATGACGGCGCGCGGGCCGTCATCCGCCGGATCATGCGAGGAAAACCCGACGCTGCCCTCCACGTCGCGCATCTGGAAGGCGTCATCAGGATGCGCGACAAGGATTACAAGGAGGCGATCAGAATCTTTCGCCTCATCCTTTCCGTGGAGCCGAATTTCACCCCCGCCCGGTTCGAACTGGCCCGGGCACTTCTGAGAACAGGCGACCGGGACGGTTCGTCCTATCATTTCCAGGCGCTGGCCCGAGGGTCCGACGACGCGCCCGTCCGGCATCTCGCCGAGAGATATCTCGACAGGATCGACGGCTCCCGCGATTATGGCTTTTCCTATTATTTCTCTCTCTTACCGTCGACAAACGTCAACAAGGGCACCCACAACAGAACCTTCGAGGCAGGAGGGCTGGTATTCGCCATCGACGAGGACTCCAGGAAGGCGAGCGGCGTGGGGGCCGGAACTGGTGGCAGCGCCTTTCGGACCTTCCGCCTCGACGAGTCATATGCGGTGGTTGCCTCCGGCTGGGCAGACATCAGGAAATATTCGGAAACGACCGAAAGCGACGAGATCGGGGTCGGCGGATCCGTCGCGCTGTCGCGCCGGGCCGGCAGGCTGTCGTGGGCCGCAGGTCCGGCTGTCGAATACCGATGGGCGGCCGGTGATCCCTACCTGTTGCGCTACGGCATCACGGCGGGGGTCAGAGCGGTCGTCGGCGAGAGGAACACAGTCTCTTTCTCCCTGTCGAGCCGTGTTCAGGACTATGTCGACCAGGACTACAGGGACGGGCATATCCACATCGCGGGACTCTCCGTCCGCAGGGCCCTTTCACAATCGGATGCCTTGGCGGCAAGGCTGGGATTGACGTTCGAGCGGACGCAGCGCCGGCATCTCGACTACGATGGCGCCAGCCTCGGCTTGGAATACGACAAGGAGTGGCGGGGCGGCTTCATGACGAGCTTCTTCGGTTCGTTCGAGTGGCGGGACTATCTCGGGAATTTCCCGGCCACCGACCATCGCCGCGAGGACCGTCTCTTCTCCATCGGCGCAGGCGTCTCGCACAGGAAACTGAATTTCGCAGGCTTCACGCCCAAAGCCACATATAAATTTACGGACAGGAAGTCCAACGTCAGCTTCTACGAGTACGAGAGTCACGATTTCGGGCTCGCGCTGACACGGGAGTTCTAA
- a CDS encoding transferrin-binding protein-like solute binding protein: MIDRNRLRGATALLATLLLSACGGGGYTSLLDDPAFSDDATFAEDAGTVGEALASGNTLSAYNGNMIQAARHQDGAWVETTSPEFKITRNDQGGIDVTLGGETVSYAAADVSPDGNGFEKEPDGNWRALYTWSAPSAAEALSGQNVEYDSHQVWTYFWDTTDGGTTNGYAVIGTETRPSALEGKANATYSGYAVADVYQKGSDSFDRLRYRGDVQMSADFAAGKIAGNIAGVTREARVNDAWTGNRVPVAGAIAMNEADIEGNSFAGTLTGDQAFVADIGEFSGTYGGKFYGKAGEEVGGILSINDADSVGSGFFSAGQN; the protein is encoded by the coding sequence ATGATCGACCGAAACCGGCTGCGCGGGGCAACCGCTCTTCTCGCGACTTTACTTCTGAGCGCCTGCGGCGGCGGAGGTTACACGTCTCTGCTGGACGACCCGGCATTTTCCGACGATGCCACGTTTGCGGAGGACGCAGGCACGGTCGGAGAGGCGCTCGCCAGCGGCAACACGCTTTCCGCTTACAACGGCAACATGATCCAGGCGGCACGTCACCAAGATGGTGCCTGGGTCGAGACAACGTCTCCCGAGTTCAAGATCACCAGAAACGATCAGGGCGGGATCGACGTGACACTGGGCGGTGAAACCGTCAGCTACGCGGCGGCCGATGTCTCGCCCGACGGGAACGGCTTCGAAAAGGAGCCGGACGGCAACTGGCGCGCACTCTACACCTGGAGCGCTCCGTCTGCTGCGGAGGCGCTCTCGGGCCAGAATGTCGAATATGATTCCCACCAGGTTTGGACATATTTTTGGGATACGACCGACGGCGGGACGACGAACGGCTATGCCGTCATCGGGACGGAGACCCGTCCATCCGCCCTCGAGGGCAAGGCAAACGCCACCTATTCCGGATACGCGGTAGCCGACGTCTATCAGAAGGGCAGCGACAGTTTCGATCGCCTCAGATATCGCGGCGATGTGCAAATGAGCGCAGATTTCGCGGCGGGAAAAATCGCCGGAAACATCGCCGGCGTGACCAGGGAAGCCAGAGTGAACGACGCCTGGACCGGCAATCGCGTGCCTGTCGCAGGGGCCATCGCCATGAACGAGGCTGACATAGAAGGGAACTCTTTTGCCGGAACCCTGACCGGTGATCAGGCTTTCGTGGCCGACATCGGCGAATTCTCGGGGACATATGGTGGCAAATTCTACGGGAAGGCAGGCGAGGAAGTCGGCGGCATCCTGTCGATCAACGACGCGGACTCGGTTGGCTCCGGCTTCTTCTCTGCCGGCCAGAACTGA
- a CDS encoding CsbD family protein, which yields MHKDEAKGSAKKMRGSVKEAAGKATGDQNLRADGKADKAEGKVQKGVGKAKDAVRDALKK from the coding sequence ATGCATAAGGATGAAGCCAAAGGTTCGGCGAAGAAGATGCGGGGGAGCGTGAAAGAAGCGGCCGGTAAGGCCACCGGTGACCAAAACCTGCGCGCCGACGGCAAGGCTGACAAGGCCGAAGGGAAGGTCCAGAAGGGCGTCGGCAAGGCCAAGGACGCCGTGAGGGATGCCCTGAAAAAGTAG